Genomic DNA from Haloplanus sp. HW8-1:
CTGACACTGGAGACGCTAGCCGAGATGGACAGCGACGGCGTCTTCGTCCAGGTGAACGACCGGGTCCCACAGCATCTCTTCCCCCGGCTCGACGACCGGGGGTTCGCGTACGACACCGTCGAGCGCGACGACCGCGTCGTGACGGCCGTCTGGGTGGAGTGACGGCCGTCCGCTCGACCGGACCCGTGGATTTTTACCGACCGACCGCTACCTCCCGAGTAATGAAAGAATCCCTGATGGAGATCCTCTGTGACCCGCTGGACAAGAGTGATCTCGAACTCGAGGTCGACGAGCGCGACGGCGAGGAGATCGTCGAAGGACGCCTCATCGGGACCGTCACGGGCGAGGTATACCCGATCGAGGACGGCATCCCCAATCTGCTGCCGCCGGACATGCGCGACGACTGAGACAGGCCGTCGCCGACGGCGGCGATGCCGACACCCGGTACTGACGCCCGACGGGCCGCGGTCGGGCCGGTCGGCGTCCACGACTTATTTAATCGGCGGCCGCGAACCACGCGTCGATGGATCTCGGCTCGCGGGACGCGTTCGAGCGAATGGGCACGCTCGGCATCGAAGAGGAGTTCTACATCGTCGACGAGGCGGGGCGGCCGACCGCCGGGATCGACGATCTGGTCTACGGGAGCGACCCGCCGGACCCGCTGATCGACCGCCTCGATCACGAACTCTTCCAGTTCACGATCGAGACACAGACGCCGTTGATCGAACGGCCGTCCGACGCGGCCGGCGCGCTGTCGACAGTTCGCGAGGCACTGACCGATCACGCCGCCGACCACGGCTATCGGATCGCGGCGGCCGGCCTCCACCCGACGGCGAAGTGGCGGGAACTCGACCACGCGACCAAGGAACGATACCGCGCCCAACTCGATCGGATTCAGTACCCCCAGCACCGCAACACGACGGCCGGACTCCACGTCCACGTCGGCGTCGACGACGCCGACAAGGCGACCTGGATCGCCAACCACCTCCGGTGGTTCCTCCCCCCGATCCTCGCGCTCTCGGCCAACTCGCCGTTCTGGAACGGGTTCGACACCGGTCTCTCTTCCGCCCGCGCGAAAGTGTTCGAGAACCTCCCGAACACGGGCATCCCGACGGCGTTCGACGACTTCGACGCCTACCGGCGGTTCGAGCGGCGGATGGTCGAAACCGGGTCGATCAACGACCGCGGCGAACTCTGGTACGACGTTCGCCCGCACACGGGCCACGGCACCGTCGAGGTGCGCACGCCCGACGCGCAGGCCGATCCCGACCGCGTGCTCGCGATCGTCGAGTACGTCCACGCTCTGGTCCTCGATCTGGCCGAGCGCTACGCCGACGGCGAGACGCTCCCGACCCTCCGTCGCGAGTTCCTCGACGAGAACAAGTGGCGCGCGATGCGCTACGGCCACGACGCGTCCTTTGTCACGCGATCCGGCGAGGATACCGTCTCGCTCGGAACGTTCGTCGACCGCGAGTGTGATCGTCTCGGCGTCGACGGCATCCGTGATCTGTTCGACACGCCGAGCGGTGCCGCCGCCCAGCGACGCCGCCACCGCGAGGCGGGGGCCGACGCCCTCCGCGAGTCGCTGCTCCTGTCCTGATCGGAGCAAGCCTTTTGTTCGCCGGCTTCTGACCTTATGCAGAGAACACATGTCAGAAGAGCACGGCTCCGAGCGGCCCGACGCGGCCAACGAAACGGACGGCGAGGTATCGGCCCGAGAGCGACTGGAGGCCGAGGCGGACCGTGCGGTGACGGAGTTCGACGAGAGCGTTGTCGATCTGCTGGCGTGGGTACTGGACACCGAAACCCGGGCCCGGATCTACGTCTACCTCAGACAGCATCCCTGCTCGACGAGCGAGGAGATTGCCGAGGGGACCGGGCTCTATCCCAGTACGGTTCGCGAGGCACTGGCCCAACTCAACGAGGAAGAGACCGTCGAGCGTCACAAACGCGAGAGCGCGGGCGCCGGCAACAACCCCTACGAGTACGAGGCCATCGCGCCGAGCACGCTCGTTCGGGGCGTCGTGGGACAGGTACAGGAGCAACTGAACGCGGTGTTCAACCTCGATCGACAGTTGAACGACGACGGGGAAAGGGAGGACGACGAGGAGACCGATCCCGTCCGAATCACCGTGGAGGATACCGACGAATAGCCGGGGGTCGGACGCCGTGAGTCGACCCGTTTAAGGCTCGCCGATCCGTGGAAGCGCACATGCAGGTCGCGCTTGGTGGGACGTTCGACCCGGTTCACGACGGACACCGAGCCCTGTTCGATCGGGCGTTCGAACTGGGTGACGTGACCGTCGGTCTCACGAGCGACGGCCTCGCCGCCGAGACGCGGACGGTGCCCCGACACGTTCGCCCCTTCGAGGAGCGACGGGCGGACGTCGACGCGGAACTCGAATCCCTCGCGGCGACACACGACCGCATCTACGAGATTCGCCGGCTCGACGATGCGACCGGCATCGCCACCGAAGCCGGCTTCGACGCCATCGTCGTCTCCCCGGAGACCCGTGCGGGTGCCGAGCGCATCAACGAGATCCGCGAGTCCCGGGGGCTCGCACCCCTCCGGATCGAGATGGTCGACCACGTCCCCGCCGAGGACGGCGAGCGTATCTCTTCGACCCGTATCGTCCGCGGCGAGATCGACCGCCACGGGAACCTCACGCCCGAGCGGGCCCCCGAGACGGACTGAGAGGGAGCGTCGTAATCGTATCCCGACAGTCGCCGCCCAATCGTCGACGACGGCCGGTTCTGGCGGACGATGGGCCCTATTACCACTCCGGTGGACGGAACCCCGCGTCCGCCAACAGGTCCTTCCACTGTCGCTGGACGCTCAGTCGCGTGACGTCCATCGCCGCCGCGACCGACCCCTGCGAGCGTTCCTCGCCGGCGATCAACGCCCCGGCGTAGAGGCTGGCAGCCGCCACGGTCGGCTTCGACCGCTCCTCGCTGGGCACGTGGGAGAGAAACAGGTCGACTGCGTTCGTCCGCGCCTCGCCACCGAGATCGAGACCGTCGGCCGCCCGCGTCAAGCGAGCCACCCACTCCTCGTTGTCGACGCGGTCCCGCGCTCGATACATGGGCGGTCCTACGCCGGCCGCACACTTAAACTCTCGAGCGGAACGACAGCTACTTACCCCGGTCGGTGGCAAGTCCGTGGTGCGCGCGGGTAGCCAAGCCAGGAAAAGGCGCAGCGCTTAGGACGCTGTCCCGTAGGGGTCCGCCGGTTCGAATCCGGTCCCGCGCAGTGAGGAGCGAAGCGACGAACGAGCAGGCACGGATTTGAACCAGGGAACGGAGCGAATCGGAGTGACCGTGGTTCGAATCCGGTCCCGCCCATGAGCGAACGCAGTGAGCGAAGAGCAGGCACGGATTTGTGGTAGACCGAGGTTCTGCGCCGAAGGTGCAGGTTCTCGGGCGTGGTTCGAATCCGGTCCCGCCCATGAGCGAACACGTCCGCAGCGGGTCGAATCCACCCCCGCCCAACGGAACGCCGGCGGACATCGATCGGCGTCGTCTCGGACGAGAGTCCGGAGTCGATCCCCGGTCGGCAAAAGAGTCAACTTCGTTCGACCGCTCGATTCCGTATGACTCGTCCAGTTGCACCCCGTCGAACGGCCGTGCGGAACGGTCGCCCGCGACGTCGTTCCGTGCGGGGCGGCTCCGGATGACGACTCCGAGCGTAGAGGCCCTCGTCTTCGACGTGTTCGGCACGGTCGTGGATTGGCGGAGTGGCGTCGTCCGCGACGGGAGGCGGATCGGGGACTCGAAGGATCTCACCGTCGACTGGGCGGCGTTTGCCGACGCCTGGCGTGAGGCGTACGACCCCTCGCTGGATCGCGTCCGCCGAGGAGAGACGCCCTGGCGAAACCTCGACGCACTCCACCGGGAGTCGCTCGACGGGTTGCTCGACCGGTTCGGGATCGAGGGGCTGACCGAACGGGAGATCACTCACCTCAACCGCGTCTGGCACCGCCTCGACCCCTGGCCGGATGCGATCCCCGGCCTGCGACGGCTCGAGGCACAGTACGTGATCGCCCCGCTCTCGAACGGTCACGTGCGGCTGCTCACGAACATGGCCAAACGGGCGGGGATCCCCTGGGATCTGATCCTCTCGGCGGAACTCGCGGGGCACTACAAGCCGGACGAGGAGGTGTACCTGACCGCGGCGGACCTCCTGGATCTCGACGTCGACGACGTCATGATGGTCGCGGCACACGAGGGTGACCTCGAGGCGAGTCGCGACGTCGGCTTCCACACGGCGTACGTCCATCGACCGCAGGAGTGGGGGGGCGACGGGGCCGATAGCGCCGAGAAACCCGACGAGTCCGCATACGACCTCGTGGTCGACGACTTCGCGGACCTCGCGGACCGTCTCGACGCCCCGCCGCTGGCCTGACGAGGGAGGGTCACCCGGCCGACAGCACGTGTCACCCGCCGGCTCACCGCCGCGGACGCCGGACGTGTCGCCCCGTCCCAGCCGACGTCGGG
This window encodes:
- a CDS encoding DUF2249 domain-containing protein, encoding MSGVETLLTETDAPPTASPEVCDVRELPPPEPLKLTLETLAEMDSDGVFVQVNDRVPQHLFPRLDDRGFAYDTVERDDRVVTAVWVE
- a CDS encoding methytransferase partner Trm112; this encodes MKESLMEILCDPLDKSDLELEVDERDGEEIVEGRLIGTVTGEVYPIEDGIPNLLPPDMRDD
- a CDS encoding glutamate--cysteine ligase, giving the protein MDLGSRDAFERMGTLGIEEEFYIVDEAGRPTAGIDDLVYGSDPPDPLIDRLDHELFQFTIETQTPLIERPSDAAGALSTVREALTDHAADHGYRIAAAGLHPTAKWRELDHATKERYRAQLDRIQYPQHRNTTAGLHVHVGVDDADKATWIANHLRWFLPPILALSANSPFWNGFDTGLSSARAKVFENLPNTGIPTAFDDFDAYRRFERRMVETGSINDRGELWYDVRPHTGHGTVEVRTPDAQADPDRVLAIVEYVHALVLDLAERYADGETLPTLRREFLDENKWRAMRYGHDASFVTRSGEDTVSLGTFVDRECDRLGVDGIRDLFDTPSGAAAQRRRHREAGADALRESLLLS
- a CDS encoding winged helix-turn-helix domain-containing protein; this encodes MSEEHGSERPDAANETDGEVSARERLEAEADRAVTEFDESVVDLLAWVLDTETRARIYVYLRQHPCSTSEEIAEGTGLYPSTVREALAQLNEEETVERHKRESAGAGNNPYEYEAIAPSTLVRGVVGQVQEQLNAVFNLDRQLNDDGEREDDEETDPVRITVEDTDE
- a CDS encoding phosphopantetheine adenylyltransferase, with the translated sequence MQVALGGTFDPVHDGHRALFDRAFELGDVTVGLTSDGLAAETRTVPRHVRPFEERRADVDAELESLAATHDRIYEIRRLDDATGIATEAGFDAIVVSPETRAGAERINEIRESRGLAPLRIEMVDHVPAEDGERISSTRIVRGEIDRHGNLTPERAPETD
- a CDS encoding transcription initiation factor IIB family protein; protein product: MYRARDRVDNEEWVARLTRAADGLDLGGEARTNAVDLFLSHVPSEERSKPTVAAASLYAGALIAGEERSQGSVAAAMDVTRLSVQRQWKDLLADAGFRPPEW
- a CDS encoding haloacid dehalogenase type II; its protein translation is MTTPSVEALVFDVFGTVVDWRSGVVRDGRRIGDSKDLTVDWAAFADAWREAYDPSLDRVRRGETPWRNLDALHRESLDGLLDRFGIEGLTEREITHLNRVWHRLDPWPDAIPGLRRLEAQYVIAPLSNGHVRLLTNMAKRAGIPWDLILSAELAGHYKPDEEVYLTAADLLDLDVDDVMMVAAHEGDLEASRDVGFHTAYVHRPQEWGGDGADSAEKPDESAYDLVVDDFADLADRLDAPPLA